In a genomic window of Bordetella petrii:
- a CDS encoding anti-sigma factor family protein, whose translation MSQSPIDDLARNAYVDGQLDAAQRRAMEAYLLAHPEQAQELSAWQRDAQELRRAAGQDSLPPNPELDPAAVRARLRARTRRRLAMASSLCVALVLGGATGWSARDSALAHRVLPMQDAVQAYRLFASDHAPQPDLRADAGSLQSWLDDYFAHAQRLPDLSASGYKPVAARLLATDQGPAAIVIYENAGQRASFYIRPPGPGMQMLPEGSRRDGKLLARYWSGQGYNYALVGVGDGMPDAPPPMPVQAASQAS comes from the coding sequence ATGAGCCAATCTCCCATCGACGACCTGGCACGCAATGCCTATGTAGACGGGCAGCTCGACGCCGCGCAGCGGCGCGCCATGGAGGCCTACCTGCTGGCGCACCCCGAACAGGCTCAGGAACTCTCCGCATGGCAGCGCGACGCACAAGAACTGCGCCGGGCCGCCGGCCAGGACAGCCTGCCGCCCAACCCCGAGCTCGACCCTGCCGCGGTACGCGCGCGGCTGCGCGCGCGCACGCGACGCCGGCTGGCGATGGCGAGCAGCCTGTGCGTGGCGCTGGTGCTGGGCGGCGCCACGGGCTGGAGCGCGCGCGACAGCGCCTTGGCGCACCGGGTACTGCCCATGCAGGATGCCGTGCAGGCCTACCGCCTGTTCGCGTCCGACCATGCGCCCCAGCCAGACCTGCGCGCCGATGCGGGCAGCCTGCAAAGCTGGCTGGACGATTATTTCGCGCACGCCCAACGCCTGCCCGACCTCAGCGCCAGCGGCTACAAGCCGGTGGCGGCGCGCCTGCTGGCCACAGACCAGGGCCCGGCGGCAATCGTCATCTACGAAAACGCCGGGCAGCGCGCCAGCTTCTATATCCGTCCGCCGGGGCCGGGCATGCAGATGCTGCCCGAGGGCAGCCGGCGCGATGGCAAGCTGCTGGCCCGCTATTGGTCCGGGCAAGGGTACAACTACGCCCTGGTCGGCGTGGGCGATGGCATGCCCGACGCGCCGCCGCCCATGCCCGTCCAGGCGGCCAGCCAGGCCTCGTAG
- a CDS encoding DMT family transporter, producing the protein MTDRPLAGIACVSVGVLFLTFSDALAKWVSQHYSPIQILFLRAAIALPFVLALAAALGGRAALRTRHPGLHLLRGALNVISACFFYLGLQALPLAEGIAIVFAAPLFVTALSVLALKERVDGARWLAVAAGFAGVLVIVRPGAASFQVEALYPLATAVLYAAMMLTARAIGRAESMLTTTVYIVVGQFVCSAVAVPAFWTPLQWPHLPHFAGIALFSTLGLTFITQGFRIGPASVVAPFDYGALLWASLLGWLVWHDAPDLYDCVGAALIVGGGVYIAWRESRTARARRHDDTPRHGDTP; encoded by the coding sequence ATGACCGATCGCCCGCTCGCCGGCATTGCCTGCGTGTCAGTCGGCGTGCTGTTCCTGACCTTCAGCGACGCGTTGGCCAAATGGGTCAGCCAGCACTACAGCCCGATTCAGATTCTGTTCCTGCGCGCCGCCATCGCGCTGCCGTTCGTGCTGGCCCTGGCCGCCGCGCTGGGCGGCCGCGCGGCGCTGCGCACGCGCCACCCGGGGCTGCACCTTCTGCGCGGCGCCCTCAACGTCATCTCGGCCTGCTTCTTCTACCTGGGCCTGCAAGCCCTGCCGCTGGCCGAGGGCATCGCCATCGTGTTCGCCGCGCCGCTGTTCGTCACCGCACTGTCGGTGCTGGCGCTCAAAGAGCGCGTTGACGGCGCCCGCTGGCTGGCCGTGGCCGCCGGGTTCGCGGGCGTGCTGGTCATCGTGCGCCCGGGCGCGGCCAGCTTCCAGGTAGAGGCGCTTTATCCGCTTGCCACGGCGGTGCTGTACGCCGCCATGATGCTCACCGCGCGCGCCATCGGGCGCGCCGAAAGCATGCTCACCACCACCGTCTACATCGTGGTCGGCCAGTTCGTCTGCAGCGCGGTGGCCGTGCCGGCGTTCTGGACCCCGCTGCAATGGCCACATCTGCCTCACTTCGCCGGTATCGCGCTGTTTAGCACCCTGGGCCTGACCTTCATCACCCAAGGCTTTCGCATCGGCCCGGCCTCGGTGGTGGCGCCGTTCGACTACGGCGCGCTGCTATGGGCGTCGCTACTGGGCTGGCTGGTGTGGCACGACGCCCCCGACCTGTACGACTGCGTTGGCGCGGCGCTTATCGTGGGCGGCGGCGTGTACATCGCCTGGCGCGAATCGCGCACGGCCCGCGCGCGCCGGCATGACGATACCCCCCGGCATGGCGATACCCCATGA
- a CDS encoding SDR family NAD(P)-dependent oxidoreductase, with translation MNVQGKRVLITGGSSGIGLATAAELARKGATVFIAGRRAAVVRQAVEQLRAQGAQADGTDADVATAEGRQRALQAACKAMGGLDILVNSAGGVRAGRLEDIPEDDIAQMVAVNLLAPVLLARAALPHLRASGNGMIVNISSGIALVGVPFYTAYAAVKAGISHFGEALRRELKGEGVHVLTAYPGATDTPMMASSRAGPDLGFVREPAAAVAQAIVEGIETDALQVIRGGDVRAAMIAQNRSDPESLDERFQTLKPKLAEAVKDHSAL, from the coding sequence ATGAACGTACAGGGTAAGAGAGTCCTGATTACCGGCGGATCCAGCGGCATCGGCCTCGCTACGGCCGCCGAGCTGGCGCGCAAGGGCGCCACGGTGTTCATCGCCGGACGCCGGGCCGCGGTCGTGCGGCAAGCGGTCGAGCAGCTGCGCGCGCAGGGCGCGCAGGCCGACGGAACCGATGCAGACGTGGCCACCGCCGAAGGCCGGCAGCGGGCCTTGCAGGCTGCCTGCAAGGCCATGGGCGGCCTGGATATTCTGGTCAACAGCGCGGGCGGCGTGCGCGCCGGGCGGCTGGAAGACATTCCCGAAGACGACATCGCCCAGATGGTGGCGGTGAATCTGCTGGCGCCCGTGCTGCTGGCGCGCGCGGCCCTGCCGCACCTGCGCGCCTCGGGCAACGGAATGATCGTCAACATATCTTCCGGCATCGCGCTGGTGGGCGTGCCCTTCTACACCGCCTACGCCGCCGTCAAGGCCGGCATCTCGCATTTCGGCGAAGCGCTGCGGCGCGAACTGAAAGGCGAGGGCGTGCATGTCCTGACGGCGTATCCCGGCGCGACCGACACGCCGATGATGGCGTCCTCGCGGGCGGGCCCAGACCTCGGTTTTGTGCGCGAACCGGCCGCTGCGGTTGCCCAGGCCATTGTTGAAGGCATCGAGACCGACGCCTTGCAGGTGATTCGGGGCGGCGACGTCCGGGCCGCCATGATCGCCCAGAACCGCTCCGATCCCGAATCGCTGGATGAGCGGTTTCAGACGCTCAAACCAAAGCTTGCCGAAGCAGTGAAAGATCACTCGGCCCTGTAA
- a CDS encoding haloacid dehalogenase type II gives MTQAQAIVFDLYGTLYDVHSVVQRCNAAYPGQGMQISELWRQKQLEYTWLRSLMGQYVPFEQATDDALVYTCRRLGLDLDPATRAALCEAYLKLDPYPEVPAALQQLNELGLPLAILSNGSVFSIDSVVRHSGLQHHFAHLLSVERAGVFKPDFRVYTLACQALGLAPGQILFVSSNAWDAAGARHFGFEVCWVNRRGNTFDELGVTPHTVAGGLDEVPALFRTAGVNSAHRAG, from the coding sequence ATGACCCAAGCACAGGCCATCGTCTTCGATCTTTACGGAACGCTCTACGACGTTCATTCGGTCGTGCAGCGTTGCAACGCCGCATATCCCGGCCAGGGCATGCAGATCAGCGAACTATGGCGGCAGAAGCAGCTCGAATACACCTGGCTGCGCAGCCTGATGGGCCAGTATGTGCCATTCGAGCAGGCCACCGATGACGCGCTGGTCTACACCTGCCGCCGCCTGGGCCTCGATCTCGACCCGGCCACCCGCGCCGCGCTGTGCGAGGCCTACCTGAAGCTCGACCCGTATCCCGAAGTGCCCGCCGCATTGCAGCAGTTGAACGAACTCGGGCTGCCGCTGGCCATCCTGTCGAACGGATCGGTCTTCTCGATCGACAGCGTCGTCAGGCATTCCGGCCTGCAACACCACTTTGCCCATTTGCTCAGCGTCGAGCGCGCCGGGGTCTTCAAACCCGATTTCAGGGTGTACACGCTGGCCTGCCAGGCGCTCGGGCTGGCGCCGGGCCAGATCCTGTTCGTGTCGTCCAATGCCTGGGATGCCGCGGGCGCGCGCCATTTCGGCTTCGAGGTCTGCTGGGTGAACCGCCGTGGCAACACCTTTGACGAACTGGGCGTCACACCGCACACCGTAGCCGGCGGGCTGGACGAAGTGCCGGCATTGTTCCGCACCGCCGGCGTTAATAGCGCCCATCGCGCCGGGTAG
- the ssb gene encoding single-stranded DNA-binding protein, with product MASVNKVILVGNLGRDPEVRYSPDGAAICNVSIATTSQWKDKATGERREETEWHRVVMYNRLAEIAGEYLKKGRSVYIEGRLKTRKWQDKDTGADRYSTEIVADQMQMLGGRDSGGEGGYGGGGGYDEAPRQQRAAAQRPPAQRPAPAAAAPAAGGAANLADMDDDIPF from the coding sequence ATGGCATCGGTCAATAAAGTCATTCTCGTCGGCAACCTGGGACGCGATCCCGAAGTCCGCTACAGCCCCGATGGCGCGGCGATCTGCAATGTTTCCATTGCCACCACCTCGCAATGGAAAGACAAGGCCACCGGCGAGCGCCGCGAAGAAACCGAATGGCACCGCGTGGTCATGTACAACCGCCTGGCCGAGATCGCCGGCGAATACCTGAAGAAGGGCCGCTCGGTGTACATCGAGGGCCGCCTGAAGACCCGCAAGTGGCAAGACAAAGACACCGGCGCCGACCGCTACAGCACCGAAATCGTTGCCGACCAGATGCAGATGCTGGGCGGCCGCGATAGCGGCGGCGAAGGCGGCTACGGTGGCGGCGGCGGCTACGATGAAGCGCCGCGCCAGCAGCGCGCTGCGGCCCAGCGTCCGCCCGCGCAACGTCCGGCTCCGGCCGCCGCCGCGCCGGCCGCGGGCGGCGCCGCCAACCTGGCGGACATGGACGACGATATTCCGTTTTAA